CAATTCGGTTTCGGTGATCCGCGACCCCGGGTGCCGGGCCAGAGCCACCGCCTCGACCCGCTCGATGGGCACAATGGTACCAGCCTCGACCAATGGTCGGGCTTCGTCGGAGCGCAGGTCCCGGGTGTGGCCGAGGTTGGCGGTCAAGCCGAAAAGGGTGAACACGATGAACAGGGTGGCCAGGATTTTCATGGGCAGAGTCCGGACTTCTGGTTATTTCCGTGGACGCCACCTTAGCGATCGCAACTTAATTGAAACTGAATGGCCATCATTGGAAACACTGCAATCCCTGTTACCTCCAACATTCATATGACTGATACACCCCTATCGCGAGCAAGCTTTGCTCCTACAGGGGGCCGTGCGGCTTATAATCCCCCGCTCGCCAGACACTGAGACCGCAATGACCGCCATCCACATCAAATTCCCTTCCCTGACCCTCAAGGCCGGCCCGCGGGCCTTTGCGCGCATCCGTGAGCAAGGCCTGAGCGCCGCGGACGTCGGCACGCTGCCCGGTGCCGCCGGTGGCCCCAAGGCGCTGGGAATCCAGGGGCTGGACCTGGCGCTGTTCGGCCAGTGGCTGCCGTCGGCGCCACGGGAACGCTCGCTGATTGGCGCCTCGGTCGGTTCCTGGCGCTTCGCCAGCGCCTGTCTGCCGGACGCCGCCGAGGGCATCCAGCGCTTGGGCAAGCTGTATACCGAACAAAACTTCGACAAAGGCGTGACCATGGCGCAGATCAGCCAGAGTTCGCGACGCATGCTCGATGACCTGCTCGATGGCCGTGACGCCGCCCTGCTCGCCAACGCCCATTACCGCCTGAACATCATGGTGGTCAAAAGCCACGGCCTGCTCGCGCACGATCATCGTGGCCGCCTGGGCCTGGGCCTGTCGTCGGTGATCGCCGATAACCTGCGCGGTCGCGCCCGGCTGTCGCGGCACTTCGAGCGGCTGATCATCCACGACCCGCGCCTGGCGCCGCCGGTCGACGCGCTGACCGACTTTCCCTCGCGCTTCGTCGCCCTGAACGCCGGCAACCTGCGCCAGGCCCTGCTCGCCTCGGGCTCGATCCCCATGGTGATGGAAGGCGTGCGCGACCTGCCGGGTGCCGGTGCTGGCACCTTCCGCGATGGCGGCCTGCTGGACTATCACCTCGATCTGCCTTACAGCGGCAACGACATCGTGCTCTACCCGCACTTCACCGACCGGGTGATTCCGGGCTGGTTCGACAAAACCCTGCCCTGGCGCCGCGCCTGCCCCGCGCGCCTGCAGAATGTGTTGCTGCTGGCGCCGTCGAAGGAATACCTGGCGCGCCTGCCCTACGGCAAACTGCCGGACCGCAACGACTTCAAGCGCTTCATGGGCGACGCCCCGAGCCGGCAGAAATACTGGCGCACGACGATGGATGAAAGCCGCCGGCTGGGCGATGAATTTCTCGAACTGGCCGCCAACGGTCGCCTCGGCGAACGCTTGCTGACCCTTTAGTCAGGACAAACTGTTAAACTCGCCGCCAGTCAAAAATGCCCCAGCGTCGCCGCGGCGATCGCCACCTCAACAGAGCTGAAAACACTGTGGAAATCTTCAAGGAATTTACGTTCGAATCCGCCCACCGCCTGCCTCACGTTCCGGACGGCCACAAGTGCGGCCGCCTGCACGGTCACTCGTTCAAGGTGGCGCTTCACCTGAGTGGCGATCTCGACCCGCACACCGGCTGGATCCGCGACTTCTCCGAGATCAAGGCAATCTTCAAGCCGCTGTACGAGCGTCTGGACCACAACTACCTGAACGACATTCCGGGCCTCGAAAACCCGACCAGCGAAGTACTGGCCAAGTTCATCTGGAACGAGATGAAACCGTTGCTGCCGGAACTGAGCGCTATCCGCATTCACGAGACCTGCACCAGCGGTTGCATCTATCGCGGCGAATAAACACACCGCTCCCCTGTAGGAGCAAAGCTTGCTCGCGATGGTGTGTCAGTTGACAGCAATGCAACTGACACACCATCGCGAGCAAGCTTTGCTCCTACATGGGGAATGCGTTTTGTCAGGTAAAAAAAGAACAGCCTTCATAGGCTGTTTTTTTATGCCTATGCTTTTTGGCTTCCATCGCCAAAAGGACATGCCCATGGCTGACTGGTCGCTGCCTCAGACTTATCGCTTCAACGGTCACGCAGTACGCTTCGCCGTAAGAGGCGACGGTCCGCCGTTGGTGTTCGTGCACGGCACGCCCTTCTCTTCCTACGTCTGGCACCGCATCGCACCGCATTTCATCACCACCCATCGCGTGCATTACTTCGATCTGTTGGGTTACGGGCAGTCGGAAAAAATCGATGGCGATGTTTCCCTCGGCGTGCAGAACGAACTGCTGGCGCAGTTGCTGGAACACTGGGGCCTGGACTGCCCTGACGTGGTGGCCCACGACTTCGGCGGGGCTACCGTCCTGCGCTCGCACCTGCTCAATGGCCGCAACTACCGCAGCCTGACCCTGATCGACCCGGTCGCGTTGTCACCCTGGGGCTCGCCGTTCGTGCAGCATGTACGCCAGCATGAAGCGGCTTTCAGTGGCCTGCCCGACTACATCCAGCGGGCCATCGTGCCGACCTATATTCGCGGGGCGATCCACCGACCAATCCCCGACGACGAACTCGCCCCCTACGTACAGCCATGGCTGGGGGATCCGGGGCAAGCGGCGTTCTACCGGCAGATCGCGCAAATGGACGAGCGCTATACCCGCGAAGTCGAAGCGCTGTATCCGACCCTTCGCTGCCCGGTGCAGATCCTGTGGGGCGAAGATGATCAGTGGATCCCCATCGAACGCGGACGCGCGCTGCACCGGATGATTCCCGGTTCGCAATTCCACGCTATCGCCAATGCCGGGCATCTGGTTCAGGAGGATGCGCCAGAGGCCATCGTCGCCGCGTTGCTGCGGTTTCTACCCCTGCACAAATCCCCCTGACCAAACCCAACCCACTGTAGGAGCGAGCCTGCTCGCGATAGCGGCAGGACAGTCAAGTAGATGTTGGATGTGATGCCGCCATCGCGAGCAGGCTCGCTCCTACATTTGAACGACGCACTGGCAAGGACCGCCGCTGCCAAGCTAACTTAGAGGTATCGAATACACATTCTGAAAAGGACCCTCCCGATGCTCATCATCAACGCCCGGCTGCGTAATCAGGAAGGTCTGCACGAGCTGCACCTGGAAAACGGCCTGATCCGCAACATCACCCGGCAAACCGAAGCCCCGACCCTGGGCCCTGATGACCTGGACGCCGGTGGCAATCTGGTGGTGCCGCCCTTCGTCGAGCCGCACATTCACCTCGACGCCACCCTGACCGCCGGCGAGCCGCGTTGGAACATGAGCGGCACCCTGTTCGAGGGCATCGAATGCTGGGGCGAGCGCAAAGTCACCATCACCGAGGAAGACACCAAAAACAGGGCGAAGAAGACCATCCAGAATCTCGCCGCCCACGGCATCCAGCATGTGCGCACCCACGTCGATGTGACCGACCCGCAGTTGACCGCCCTGAAGGCGATGCTCGAAGTGCGCGAGGAAAGCCGTCATCTGGTCGACATGCAAATCGTCGCGTTTCCCCAGGAAGGTATCGAGTCCTACCGCAATGGCCGGGAGTTGATGAAAGAGGCGATCCGCATGGGCGCGGACGTGGTCGGCGGCATTCCGCATTTCGAGTACACCCGCGACCAGGGCGTCAGTTCGGTGAAGTTCCTGATGGACCTGGCCGAGCGCACCGGCTGCCTGGTGGATGTGCATTGCGATGAAACCGACGACCCGCACTCACGCTTTCTCGAGGTGCTGGCCGAGGAAGCGCGCAGCCGCGACATGGGTTCGCGGGTCACCGCCAGCCACACCACGGCCATGGGCTCCTACGACAACGCCTACTGCGCAAAACTGTTCCGCCTGCTCGGGCATTCGGGCATCAGTTTTGTTTCCTGCCCCACCGAAAGCATTCACCTGCAAGGGCGCTTTGACAACTTCCCCAAACGCCGGGGCGTGACCCGGGTCAACGAGTTGCTCGAAGCGGGCATGAACGTGTGTTTTGGCCAGGACTCGATCGTCGACCCGTGGTATCCGCTGGGTAACGGCAACATCCTGCGGGTCCTTGAAGCCGGCCTGCATATTTGCCATATGCTGGGCTATCGCAACCTGCAAAGCGCGCTGGACCTGGTCACCGACAACAGCGCCAAAGCCATGGCCCTGGGTGATCGTTACGGCCTTGTCGCGGGTCGGCCGGCGAATCTGCTGATTCTGTCGGCGGAGAGTGACTACGAGGTGATCCGCAGCCAGGGGTTGCCGCTGTACTCGATTCGTGGCGGCAAGGTGTTGATGAAGCGGACGATGCCGGTGGTGGAGTTCGGTGGTCTGAGCTGAAATCTGCAGTGACCGGACTGGCCCCTTCGCGAGCAGGCTCGCTCCCACATTGGTGATGTGCCGTACACAGATCCCTTGTGGGAGCGAGCCTGCTCGCGAAGGCTATTTCGAAATCACTCGACAAATCGAGCCGTACCAAACAGGCTGACCCGCCTCAATTCCCCCCGCTCTTCCTCCAACAAAACCGGCGCCGTCCCACCCGGCATCACCACCCTCACCTCCCCGGCCTTCACCCAGCCCACCCGCCACGCCGCACAGGCCACCGCGGTGGCGCTGGTTCCTGATGAAGCCGTCGGACCTTCACCCCGTTCAAACACCCGCGCAATCACCCGTTGCCCGGCTTCGTGCGTCGCCCATTGCAAATTGATCCCCGCCGGACACGGCCGGCCGGCCCCCGCCGGCATGGCATAGGCAATGCGGGTCAAGCCTTCGCCCAACACCGGCTCGCGCATCTGCTCATTGCTCGGCAGCGCGTCGATGCTATCGACCAGCGTCACGCAATGGGGATTACCCACCCGGGCGAACTGGCTGCGCGACCAGAGGTCATTGAGTGCCGACAAGGGTTGCACATGGCTGAGTTCGCGACCGTTCATCAGCACCGTTTCAACACCCACGGCGCTGACCGCCGACGGCCCGAACCCAGGGCGACCAAGGTCGAGCCAGAACCCGTTCACACCCTCGACCTGCGCCGCCTTCACCGAGGTTTCCCCCGGCGATGGCACATCGGCCTTGTCATGATGAACCCTGAGCACACAGGCCTCATCCTCGGTCAAAAGCCCCAGATCACTCAGCGCCTGGGAGAAAATCGTCAGGCCGTTGCCACTGCGCTCGGCCAGGGTGCCGTCGGTGTTGACGATCAACAGATCAAAGGGCGGCGACGACTGGAACGGGCCGACCAACAGACCATCGCTGCGATGTTCCTTGCTGCCGGGCGGTTGCGTGCCCGGTGCCCACGAGCAGCAGGCTTCAATGGCAGCCAGCGCCCAGCCCTCGCGGTTTTGAGCGGCAGCGCTGGCCTGATCGGGTAACGCGATGCCCTGTTGGCGCAATTCTTCCGGCGCCGCGACCATATAGATATTGCCCCGTGCATCGTACATCCGCGCCATGGCGCCTCCCCGCTGTCCTGTTCGAAAGGCCTCAACATATCGCGAAACACATCATGGCTGTGCAAGGATGTCAGCTTTCTGGAACGCACAAACGCCAGGTCCGTGATCGAACCCACACCGCTCGATCACGGTCCCAACGGGACGCGAAGTTTTATGCCAAGGATCGATATGACCAACCTCAACACCCAGACCTCATTCGTGCCCGGGCGCCTGGAGCAGATGTCCACGCGCGTCGCCTTTTTCATCGCCGGCGCAGGTATTGCCGCATGGGCGCCGCTGGTGCCGTACGCCAAGGCCCGCGCCGGGCTGGATGAAGGCACCCTCGGCCTGTTGCTGCTGTGCCTTGGCGTGGGTTCGATCCTGGCGATGCCCCTGGCCGGGATCCTCGCCACGCGCTTCGGCTGCCGCAAGGTGGCAACCGGCGGCACCCTGCTGATCTGCATCGCCCTGCCGTTGCTGGCGACGGTGTCGTCGGCGCCGGCGCTGATCGCGGCGCTGTTCATCTTTGGTGCCGGCCTGGGCACGGTGGATTCGACGGTGAACCTGCAAGCGGTGATCGTCGAGCGGGCCAGCGGCAAGAACATGATGTCGGGCTTCCATGGCATGTTCAGCCTCGGCGGGATCGTCGGCGCGGCCGGTGTCAGTGGCTTGCTTGGCCTCGGGCTGTCGCCGCTGGGCGCCATGCTGGTGGTGATCGTCCTGCTGCTGATCGCGCTGGCGAAGGCGGCGCCGCATCTGTTGCCCTACGCCAGCGAAAGTTCGGGACCGGCGTTCGCCGTCCCCCACGGCATCGTGCTGTTCATCGGCGGCATGTGCTTCATCGTGTTCCTCGCCGAAGGGGCGGCGCTGGACTGGAGCGCGGTGTTTTTGGCGCAGGAACGCGGGATCGACACGGCCTATGCCGGCTTGGGCTATGCGGCGTTTGCGCTGACCATGACGGCGGGACGCCTGACCGGTGATTCGATCGTGCGCCGATTGGGTGCGACGCGGGTGATGGTCTTCGGTGGCCTGTTGGCGGCGTTCGGCCTATGCCTGGCGACCTTCGTCCCAAGCTGGCAAGCGGCGCTGGTGGGCTATGCCCTGCTGGGTGCCGGTTGTTCGAACATCGTTCCGGTGCTGTATACGGCGGTGGGCAAGCAGACGGTCATGCCGGAAAGCATCGCCGTGCCGGCCATTACCACCCTGGGTTATGCGGGGATTCTCGCCGGGCCCGCGGTGATAGGGTTCGTCGCCCATGCCGCGAGTTTGAGTTTTGCCTTTGGGTTGATGGCGGTGTTGCTGATCGCGGTGGCGATTGGCGGGAAAGTATTGAAGGTGTAGGAGCGAGCCTGCTCGCGATGGTGGTCAACGATAACGCTGGCAGCCTGACTCCCCGCGGTGTCCTTGCGTCCATCGCGAG
This genomic interval from Pseudomonas putida contains the following:
- a CDS encoding PepSY domain-containing protein, translating into MKILATLFIVFTLFGLTANLGHTRDLRSDEARPLVEAGTIVPIERVEAVALARHPGSRITETELKKRYGVYLYRIELTDLQGVEWELELDAADGLLRKDHQDN
- a CDS encoding patatin-like phospholipase family protein, giving the protein MTAIHIKFPSLTLKAGPRAFARIREQGLSAADVGTLPGAAGGPKALGIQGLDLALFGQWLPSAPRERSLIGASVGSWRFASACLPDAAEGIQRLGKLYTEQNFDKGVTMAQISQSSRRMLDDLLDGRDAALLANAHYRLNIMVVKSHGLLAHDHRGRLGLGLSSVIADNLRGRARLSRHFERLIIHDPRLAPPVDALTDFPSRFVALNAGNLRQALLASGSIPMVMEGVRDLPGAGAGTFRDGGLLDYHLDLPYSGNDIVLYPHFTDRVIPGWFDKTLPWRRACPARLQNVLLLAPSKEYLARLPYGKLPDRNDFKRFMGDAPSRQKYWRTTMDESRRLGDEFLELAANGRLGERLLTL
- the queD gene encoding 6-carboxytetrahydropterin synthase QueD — its product is MEIFKEFTFESAHRLPHVPDGHKCGRLHGHSFKVALHLSGDLDPHTGWIRDFSEIKAIFKPLYERLDHNYLNDIPGLENPTSEVLAKFIWNEMKPLLPELSAIRIHETCTSGCIYRGE
- a CDS encoding alpha/beta fold hydrolase translates to MADWSLPQTYRFNGHAVRFAVRGDGPPLVFVHGTPFSSYVWHRIAPHFITTHRVHYFDLLGYGQSEKIDGDVSLGVQNELLAQLLEHWGLDCPDVVAHDFGGATVLRSHLLNGRNYRSLTLIDPVALSPWGSPFVQHVRQHEAAFSGLPDYIQRAIVPTYIRGAIHRPIPDDELAPYVQPWLGDPGQAAFYRQIAQMDERYTREVEALYPTLRCPVQILWGEDDQWIPIERGRALHRMIPGSQFHAIANAGHLVQEDAPEAIVAALLRFLPLHKSP
- the codA gene encoding cytosine deaminase, encoding MLIINARLRNQEGLHELHLENGLIRNITRQTEAPTLGPDDLDAGGNLVVPPFVEPHIHLDATLTAGEPRWNMSGTLFEGIECWGERKVTITEEDTKNRAKKTIQNLAAHGIQHVRTHVDVTDPQLTALKAMLEVREESRHLVDMQIVAFPQEGIESYRNGRELMKEAIRMGADVVGGIPHFEYTRDQGVSSVKFLMDLAERTGCLVDVHCDETDDPHSRFLEVLAEEARSRDMGSRVTASHTTAMGSYDNAYCAKLFRLLGHSGISFVSCPTESIHLQGRFDNFPKRRGVTRVNELLEAGMNVCFGQDSIVDPWYPLGNGNILRVLEAGLHICHMLGYRNLQSALDLVTDNSAKAMALGDRYGLVAGRPANLLILSAESDYEVIRSQGLPLYSIRGGKVLMKRTMPVVEFGGLS
- a CDS encoding diaminopimelate epimerase, with translation MARMYDARGNIYMVAAPEELRQQGIALPDQASAAAQNREGWALAAIEACCSWAPGTQPPGSKEHRSDGLLVGPFQSSPPFDLLIVNTDGTLAERSGNGLTIFSQALSDLGLLTEDEACVLRVHHDKADVPSPGETSVKAAQVEGVNGFWLDLGRPGFGPSAVSAVGVETVLMNGRELSHVQPLSALNDLWSRSQFARVGNPHCVTLVDSIDALPSNEQMREPVLGEGLTRIAYAMPAGAGRPCPAGINLQWATHEAGQRVIARVFERGEGPTASSGTSATAVACAAWRVGWVKAGEVRVVMPGGTAPVLLEEERGELRRVSLFGTARFVE
- a CDS encoding MFS transporter yields the protein MTNLNTQTSFVPGRLEQMSTRVAFFIAGAGIAAWAPLVPYAKARAGLDEGTLGLLLLCLGVGSILAMPLAGILATRFGCRKVATGGTLLICIALPLLATVSSAPALIAALFIFGAGLGTVDSTVNLQAVIVERASGKNMMSGFHGMFSLGGIVGAAGVSGLLGLGLSPLGAMLVVIVLLLIALAKAAPHLLPYASESSGPAFAVPHGIVLFIGGMCFIVFLAEGAALDWSAVFLAQERGIDTAYAGLGYAAFALTMTAGRLTGDSIVRRLGATRVMVFGGLLAAFGLCLATFVPSWQAALVGYALLGAGCSNIVPVLYTAVGKQTVMPESIAVPAITTLGYAGILAGPAVIGFVAHAASLSFAFGLMAVLLIAVAIGGKVLKV